A single Vanacampus margaritifer isolate UIUO_Vmar chromosome 14, RoL_Vmar_1.0, whole genome shotgun sequence DNA region contains:
- the nnt gene encoding NAD(P) transhydrogenase, mitochondrial — protein sequence MASLLRVIAAGCSAPVLSGASCLKLQSAPTIKTTCVRFFRTQHALGRCASPGIPYKQLTVGVPKEIFQNERRVALSPAGVQALIKQGFNVVVETGAGEFSKFQDEQYTQAGASIKDLKDVFASDVLVKVRAPVFNPDLGIHEVELMKNAATLISFIYPAQNPELLDMLSQKKATVLAMDQVPRVTIAQGYDALSSMANIAGYKAVVLAANSFGRFFTGQITAAGKVPPAKVLIIGGGVAGLAAAGSARAMGAIVRGFDTRADALDQFKSLGAEPLEVDFKESGEGQGGYAKVMSKEFIEAEMKLFAKQCQEVDIVISTALIPGKRAPILITKPMVESMKDGSVVVDLAAEAGGNIETTVPGELSVHNGVTHIGYTDLPSRLPTQSSTLYSNNITKLVRAISPGTDNFYLDVKDVFDFGTMDHVVRGSVVMQNGNILFPAPPPNNMPTAAPPKPKSVKELAAEKSSQISPFRATLTSAGAYTGGFSTLLGLGLVAPNAAFTQIVTTFGLAGIVGYHTVWGVTPALHSPLMSVTNAISGLTAVGGLSLMGGGYTPSSTAETLAVLAAFISSVNIAGGFLVTQKMLDMFKRPTDPPEHNYLYLLPAGVFVGGYAAALQAGYNIEQMMYLGSGMCCVGALAGLSNQSTARLGNVLGMMGVAGGIAATLGALKPNPELLAQMSAAMAIGGTAGLTIAKRIQITDLPQLVAAFHSLVGLAAVLTCVAEYMVEYPHFATDPAANLTKIVAYLGTFIGGVTFSGSLVAYGKLQGMLSSAPLMLPARHALNASLMAGSVGGMIPYMLDPSYTTGITCLGSVSALSAIMGVTLTAAIGGADMPVVITVLNSYSGWALCAEGFLLNNNLLTIVGALIGSSGAILSYIMCVAMNRSLANVILGGYGTSSTGTGKPMEITGTHTEVNVDQTVDMIKDSQSIIITPGYGLCAAKAQYPIAELVKNLAAAGKDVRFGIHPVAGRMPGQLNVLLAEAGVPYDIVLEMEEINEDFPETDLVLVIGANDTVNSAAQEDPNSIIAGMPVLEVWKAKQVVVMKRSLGVGYAAVDNPIFYKPNTAMLLGDAKKTCDALQAKVREAQ from the exons aTGGCCAGCCTTCTACGCGTGATTGCGGCTGGCTGCTCGGCCCCCGTCCTCAGTGGGGCGTCCTGTTTAAAACTACAGAGTGCCCCGACTATCAAAACAACCTGCGTACGATTTTTCAGGACCCAACACGCCCTCGGAAGATGCGCCAGTCCAG GAATTCCATACAAGCAGCTCACAGTCGGCGTCCCGAAAGAAATTTTCCAAAATGAGCGGCGTGTGGCGCTGTCCCCTGCTGGTGTGCAGGCGCTTATCAAACAGGGCTTCAATGTTGTTGTGGAGACCGGCGCGGGAGAGTTTTCAAAGTTCCAGGATGAGCAGTATACCCAAGCTGGAGCTTCAATTAAAGACCTGAAAGATGTATTTGCATCGGATGTGTTGGTCAAG GTCCGCGCTCCTGTTTTCAACCCCGACTTGGGCATCCATGAGGTGGAGCTGATGAAGAATGCGGCCACTTTGATCAGCTTCATCTACCCGGCTCAGAACCCCGAGCTGTTGGACATGCTCTCTCAGAAGAAAGCCACCGTGCTGGCTATGGACCAGGTGCCCCGAGTCACTATCGCCCAGGGTTACGACGCCCTCAGCTCCATGGCCAACATTGCAGG gtacaAGGCTGTCGTGCTGGCTGCGAACAGCTTTGGGCGCTTTTTCACAGGACAAATCACTGCAGCTGGGAAGGTGCCACCCGCCAAG GTGCTTATCATTGGAGGCGGAGTGGCCGGACTAGCAGCCGCTGGCAGCGCCAGAGCCATGGGAGCCATAGTTCGAGGCTTTGACACCAG GGCTGATGCTTTGGACCAGTTCAAGTCTTTGGGTGCCGAGCCGCTTGAGGTGGACTTCAAAGAGTCTGGAGAGGGCCAAGGAGGCTACGCAAAAGTGATGTCAAAAGAGTTCATTGAGGCAGAGATGAAGCTGTTTGCCAAACAGTGTCAGGAGGTGGACATTGTCATCAGCACCGCGCTCATTCCCG GTAAGCGGGCCCCCATCCTTATCACCAAGCCAATGGTAGAGAGCATGAAGGACGGATCGGTGGTGGTGGACCTGGCTGCTGAGGCGGGAGGCAACATTGAGACCACAGTGCCCGGGGAGCTATCTGTACACAAT GGCGTAACCCATATTGGGTACACGGACCTGCCCAGCCGCTTGCCCACACAGTCTAGCACGTTGTACTCTAACAACATCACAAAGCTGGTGCGGGCCATCAGTCCGGGCACGGACAACTTTTACCTTGATGTGAAGGACGTGTTTGATTTTGGGACCATGGACCACGTTGTCAGAGGCTCTGTTGTCATGCAG AATGGAAATATCCTCTTCCCGGCACCTCCGCCCAACAACATGCCCACCGCCGCTCCTCCGAAGCCCAAGTCTGTCAAGGAGCTGGCGGCTGAGAAGTCTTCCCAAATCTCTCCCTTCAGGGCAACGCTCACTTCTGCCGGCGCGTACACCGGAG GCTTCAGCACACTGTTAGGTTTGGGTCTGGTGGCTCCCAACGCCGCCTTCACGCAGATAGTCACCACCTTCGGGTTGGCAGGCATCGTGGGATACCACACCGTGTGGGGCGTCACCCCCGCGCTCCACTCGCCGCTCATGTCGGTGACCAACGCCATCTCAG GTCTCACGGCCGTGGGTGGTCTGTCTCTCATGGGAGGCGGCTACACGCCATCAAGCACCGCAGAGACACTGGCCGTGCTCGCCGCCTTCATCTCCTCAGTCAACATCGCCG GTGGTTTCCTGGTGACTCAGAAGATGTTGGACATGTTCAAGCGTCCCACCGATCCCCCGGAGCATAACTACCTCTATCTGCTTCCGGCTGGTGTGTTTGTGGGCGGATACGCCGCAGCGCTGCAGGCGGGGTACAACATTGAGCAG ATGATGTACTTGGGTTCCGGAATGTGCTGCGTCGGCGCCCTGGCTGGCCTCTCCAACCAGTCCACAGCCCGCCTGGGTAACGTCTTGGGTATGATGGGAGTCGCCGGGGGCATCGCCGCCACTCTGGGCGCACTCAAGCCAAATCCCGAGCTCCTGGCGCAGATGAGCGCCGCAATGGCCATCGGCGGCACCGCCG GTCTGACCATTGCTAAGAGAATCCAGATCACCGATCTGCCCCAGCTGGTGGCTGCCTTCCACAGCCTAGTGGGTTTGGCGGCCGTGCTGACCTGCGTGGCCGAGTACATGGTGGAGTACCCTCACTTCGCCACCGACCCGGCGGCCAATCTCACTAAGATTGTGGCCTACCTGGGCACCTTCATCGGAGGGGTCACTTTCAGCGGCTCTTTGGTGGCTTACGGCAAACTGCAAG GTATGCTGAGCAGCGCCCCTCTGATGCTCCCCGCCCGCCACGCCCTCAACGCCTCTCTGATGGCCGGCAGCGTCGGCGGGATGATCCCCTACATGCTGGACCCCAGCTACACCACCGGCATCACCTGCCTGGGCTCCGTCTCCGCGCTGTCTGCCATCATG GGAGTAACCTTAACGGCAGCCATCGGGGGTGCTGACATGCCGGTGGTGATCACCGTGCTGAACAGCTACTCGGGATGGGCCTTGTGCGCCGAGGGCTTCCTGCTCAACAACAATCTCCTGACCATCGTCGGGGCCCTCATCGGATCATCCGGTGCCATTCTGTCGTACATCATGTGCGTG GCCATGAACCGCTCGCTGGCGAACGTGATCCTTGGAGGCTACGGCACGTCTTCCACCGGTACTGGGAAGCCCATGGAGATCACAGGGACGCACACTGAGGTCAATGTGGATCAGACTGTGGACATGATTAAAGACTCCCAGAGCATTATCATCACTCCAg GTTACGGTCTTTGTGCTGCAAAGGCACAGTACCCCATTGCCGAGCTGGTGAAGAATCTCGCAGCTGCTGGCAAGGACGTGCG GTTCGGCATCCACCCTGTCGCCGGCCGTATGCCCGGTCAGCTCAACGTGCTGTTGGCCGAAGCCGGCGTCCCTTACGACATTGTCCTGGAGATGGAGGAAATCAATGAAGACTTCCCTG